From one Armatimonadota bacterium genomic stretch:
- a CDS encoding hydantoinase B/oxoprolinase family protein, whose protein sequence is MAQRARKTRTAPRNRRERTVDPFTLEIIKNSLVAIGDEMFVALQRTSMSTIIYEVLDYATGLTDARGQLITQGNGVTLFLGTLSHAVQYTLEKFGDRLRPGDIVITNDPYTGGGTHLSDVSLVMPVFYDGRIVAFVANKAHWTEIGGKDAGSWTTDATEVYQEGLQFPCVRLFEEGRPVQSLLDLIEANVRLPQMTLGDLWAGVAALRVGEQRVRELCDKYGVDTVLRAVDKLLDDGDRLTRLALGALPKGTFEAEDWIDDDGIGNGPFPVRVRVTISDEEFVCDFTGTHAQVPGPVNCTYTALVSGVRAMYLAVTNPSNPAINDGAFRSLRVVCPPRTIFSAERPAPVSTYWETMLYVADLIWKALAPVIPDRATAGHFLSVCGTIVAGPHPDTGELFLLVEPLAGGWGAGVDKDGESGLVCIGDGETYMIPIEVAETRYGVRVEQYAFHTDDGGAGRFRGGKGLIRDYRIMSDEAYLTTTFGRHKFRPWGVDGGREGSPNYVRIFHADGRELVFGKTARYRLKKGDMARLVTGTGGGWGDPRQRAPERVTEDVRNGYITPAQAEQDYGLAFGSGTGVAQPLVRETTGVR, encoded by the coding sequence ATGGCACAGAGGGCCAGGAAGACCCGAACCGCCCCACGGAATCGTCGAGAGCGGACGGTGGATCCGTTCACCCTTGAGATCATCAAGAACTCGCTGGTGGCGATCGGCGATGAAATGTTCGTCGCTTTGCAGCGTACCAGCATGTCGACCATCATCTACGAGGTGCTGGATTACGCAACCGGCTTGACCGACGCGCGGGGGCAGTTGATCACTCAGGGCAACGGCGTGACGCTATTCCTTGGCACGCTATCGCACGCCGTCCAGTACACGCTCGAGAAGTTCGGGGACCGTTTGCGTCCTGGCGACATCGTGATCACGAACGACCCGTACACGGGGGGTGGGACGCACCTGTCCGATGTGTCGTTGGTCATGCCGGTCTTCTACGACGGACGGATCGTCGCATTTGTGGCCAACAAAGCTCACTGGACCGAAATCGGTGGAAAGGATGCCGGGTCGTGGACGACGGACGCCACGGAGGTGTACCAGGAGGGGCTACAGTTCCCGTGCGTCCGGCTGTTCGAGGAAGGGCGACCCGTCCAGAGTTTGCTCGACCTCATTGAGGCGAACGTACGTCTTCCGCAGATGACTTTGGGAGACCTGTGGGCGGGCGTGGCCGCGCTGCGGGTGGGGGAACAGCGAGTGCGGGAACTGTGTGACAAGTACGGCGTGGACACGGTGTTGCGTGCGGTGGACAAACTCCTAGACGACGGCGATCGGCTCACACGGTTGGCACTGGGTGCTCTGCCGAAGGGTACCTTCGAAGCCGAGGATTGGATTGACGACGACGGCATCGGCAACGGACCGTTCCCCGTGCGCGTGCGCGTGACGATCAGCGACGAGGAGTTCGTCTGCGACTTCACGGGCACCCACGCGCAAGTTCCCGGCCCCGTGAACTGCACATATACAGCGCTGGTCAGCGGAGTACGGGCGATGTACCTGGCGGTGACGAACCCTTCGAATCCGGCGATCAACGACGGTGCGTTTCGTTCCCTGCGTGTGGTGTGCCCGCCACGCACGATCTTTTCGGCCGAGCGACCGGCACCGGTGTCGACGTACTGGGAGACCATGCTATACGTCGCGGATCTGATCTGGAAGGCACTGGCGCCAGTGATCCCGGATCGCGCCACCGCAGGGCACTTCCTGTCGGTGTGTGGGACGATTGTCGCCGGCCCCCATCCCGACACCGGAGAGTTGTTCCTGCTCGTCGAGCCCCTTGCCGGGGGATGGGGTGCAGGGGTCGACAAGGACGGGGAGAGTGGCCTCGTGTGCATCGGGGACGGGGAGACGTACATGATCCCCATCGAAGTTGCCGAGACCCGCTACGGGGTGCGCGTCGAACAGTACGCCTTCCACACCGACGACGGGGGGGCGGGCCGTTTTCGGGGCGGTAAGGGTCTCATCCGCGACTACCGGATCATGTCCGACGAAGCCTACCTCACGACCACGTTCGGCCGCCACAAGTTTCGCCCCTGGGGTGTGGACGGAGGCCGAGAGGGATCACCGAACTACGTTCGCATCTTCCATGCTGATGGCCGCGAGTTGGTCTTCGGCAAGACGGCGCGCTACCGCCTCAAGAAAGGCGACATGGCACGCCTGGTGACGGGGACTGGGGGTGGGTGGGGCGATCCGAGGCAGCGCGCGCCCGAAAGAGTGACCGAGGACGTCCGCAACGGCTACATCACGCCTGCGCAGGCGGAGCAGGATTACGGGCTCGCCTTCGGCTCGGGTACAGGCGTCGCCCAGCCGCTGGTGCGCGAGACCACGGGGGTGCGCTGA
- a CDS encoding ABC transporter substrate-binding protein, whose translation MSRRSIAVIGIVTVAIVVAFVLARRQPGPEVAARVLRMTESPPTLIDPALGTDFSSTTSHVNLYDALVWPGTDGEIEPHLAESWEASPDGLVWTFRLRRGVQFHHGHGELTANDVVFTFRRLIAIGEGFSYLYQGRVANVEAVDTHTVRFTLSRPFGPFLATLLRLAIVSEACVRANKKDGPYGEWGDYGRDYLTTNDCGSGPYVMRERVVGESFAAERFADYWIPFPAGAPDRFVLMETTEAATVRTLMERRELEITDQWQSLEAYNTLQQIQGVDVARIADGSMLYLMLHNRKAPTDDVNVRRALAWAMNYQQVTDSIFPGTSQARGPVAATLPGHDATVFQYRFDLERARAELAQSRYADRIGQMPIDYCWTAEVPDLEKIALMFQADLARIGVRVNIVSLPWLRMIEAASRPETTCHIMSIWVAPHYPEAGSILESKYHSRATGTWEQTEWVRDPELDRMIDDALATIDRQERFRKYAEIQRRIVEMAPTIWVYEQVSRHAYQSGYVEWPQAKRPIPVMGYNMAARLIQVYPERARR comes from the coding sequence ATGTCCAGACGCTCGATCGCTGTCATCGGGATCGTCACAGTTGCGATCGTCGTCGCTTTCGTACTTGCGCGGAGGCAGCCGGGACCGGAGGTGGCGGCACGGGTGTTACGCATGACCGAGTCGCCTCCGACCCTGATTGACCCGGCACTCGGCACCGACTTTTCCAGCACAACCTCACACGTGAACCTCTACGACGCCCTGGTCTGGCCGGGAACTGACGGGGAGATCGAACCGCACCTCGCGGAGAGCTGGGAAGCCTCGCCGGACGGGCTCGTGTGGACCTTCCGTCTGCGACGTGGGGTTCAGTTCCACCATGGGCACGGCGAGCTCACCGCGAACGACGTTGTGTTCACGTTCCGGCGGCTGATAGCCATCGGCGAAGGCTTTTCCTACTTGTACCAGGGACGGGTGGCGAACGTTGAGGCTGTCGACACCCACACGGTCCGCTTCACGCTGTCGCGTCCTTTCGGGCCGTTCCTGGCGACACTGCTGCGTCTGGCCATCGTGAGCGAAGCGTGCGTACGGGCCAACAAGAAGGACGGGCCCTACGGCGAGTGGGGCGATTACGGTCGAGACTACCTGACGACCAACGACTGTGGGTCGGGACCGTACGTCATGCGTGAGCGCGTTGTCGGTGAGTCCTTCGCCGCCGAGCGTTTCGCGGATTACTGGATTCCTTTCCCGGCCGGCGCGCCGGACCGTTTCGTTCTCATGGAGACGACGGAGGCTGCGACCGTACGGACGCTGATGGAGCGGCGAGAGCTGGAGATCACGGATCAGTGGCAGTCCTTGGAAGCGTACAACACCCTGCAGCAAATCCAGGGCGTGGACGTCGCGAGGATCGCCGACGGATCGATGCTCTACTTGATGCTCCACAACCGTAAGGCACCGACCGACGATGTCAACGTCCGGAGGGCACTCGCGTGGGCGATGAACTACCAGCAGGTGACAGACAGCATCTTCCCCGGGACGAGCCAGGCACGCGGCCCTGTAGCGGCGACTTTGCCCGGCCACGACGCCACCGTCTTTCAGTACAGATTTGATCTGGAGCGCGCCCGCGCGGAACTCGCACAGTCACGGTACGCCGACAGGATCGGGCAGATGCCGATCGACTACTGCTGGACCGCGGAGGTCCCCGACCTGGAGAAGATCGCGCTCATGTTCCAGGCAGATCTGGCCAGGATCGGCGTGAGGGTCAACATCGTGAGCCTGCCGTGGCTGCGGATGATCGAGGCCGCGTCGCGGCCGGAGACGACGTGCCACATCATGAGCATCTGGGTGGCGCCGCACTATCCCGAGGCCGGATCCATCCTGGAATCCAAGTACCATTCCCGCGCAACGGGTACCTGGGAGCAGACGGAGTGGGTGCGGGACCCGGAGCTCGATCGGATGATCGACGACGCGCTCGCGACAATCGACCGGCAGGAGAGGTTTCGTAAGTACGCTGAGATTCAGCGGCGGATCGTGGAGATGGCCCCCACGATTTGGGTCTATGAGCAGGTCTCGCGCCACGCGTACCAGTCCGGCTACGTCGAGTGGCCGCAGGCAAAGAGGCCGATCCCCGTCATGGGTTACAACATGGCGGCGCGACTCATCCAGGTTTACCCGGAGCGGGCCAGACGGTAG
- a CDS encoding hydantoinase/oxoprolinase family protein, translated as MRVASDIGGTFTDLVYLDERSGTLRTAKVDTTPPQFERGVMDSLRKAGVEGHMIAYLVHGTTVIINAVTERRGARTGLITTRGFRDVLEIGRANRPDLYNLRYRKPKPFVPRYLRLEVTERISHKGEVLVPLSEEDVRDAVRRLKAEGVEAIAICFLHSYANPAHERRAAQIAREEWPDVFVTSSHEITREWREYERTSTAVLNAYVQPSAARYLDALERDLRDSGVVGTLYVMQSNGGTATFDSARRAPIGMVESGPVAGVLGTLALGRLLGETNLISLDIGGTTAKCTLIDRGEVRVTTEYKIEWSRTFPGYPLKVPVVDIVEIGAGGGSIAWLDDAGALHVGPQSAGALPGPACYSRGGQAPTVTDSNLVAGRLNPGYFLGGEIPLQVSHARAALGPIAERFGIDEIQAALGVLRLANANMVNALKLVSIHRGYDPRDFTLVAFGGGGGMHAASLARELHIHRVLIPVEPAVFSAWGMLMTDLRYDLVRTHIERTDGASPQDLDRRWSEMEEAAVRYFANEQMDSSRLVFRRYTDMRYAGQEHTVKVPFPAGPVTTETVREVEEKFHALHEQHYTFRLSNPIEFVNFHLTTFGTVDKPSIPEIDGTRNAVRARKDKRRVEFDGHGALETPIYERGRLGPGAVVRGPAIIEEPASTTVLFPGDRLRVDPYGNLLIEVSVRG; from the coding sequence GTTGCCTCCGATATCGGCGGGACCTTCACGGATCTGGTCTACCTCGACGAGCGCTCGGGGACGCTGAGGACAGCAAAGGTGGACACTACGCCACCGCAGTTTGAGCGCGGAGTGATGGACTCCCTCCGGAAGGCCGGGGTAGAGGGCCACATGATCGCCTACCTCGTCCATGGAACGACCGTCATCATCAATGCCGTCACCGAGCGCAGGGGAGCGCGCACGGGGCTGATCACCACGCGGGGCTTCCGCGACGTACTGGAGATCGGGCGCGCGAACCGACCGGACCTGTACAACCTCAGGTACCGGAAGCCAAAACCCTTTGTTCCTCGCTACCTGCGACTGGAGGTCACGGAGCGGATCTCCCATAAGGGTGAGGTGCTCGTCCCTCTCTCTGAGGAAGATGTGCGTGATGCAGTCCGGCGCCTGAAAGCCGAAGGTGTGGAAGCGATCGCGATCTGCTTTCTCCATTCTTACGCGAACCCCGCGCACGAGCGGCGCGCGGCCCAGATCGCACGCGAGGAATGGCCTGACGTGTTCGTCACCTCTTCGCATGAAATCACACGAGAGTGGCGCGAGTACGAGCGTACGAGCACCGCGGTGCTGAATGCCTACGTTCAGCCGTCGGCAGCTCGCTACCTGGATGCGCTCGAGCGAGACCTGCGCGACAGCGGCGTGGTGGGTACGCTGTACGTCATGCAGAGCAACGGGGGCACAGCGACCTTCGACAGTGCCCGCAGGGCGCCCATCGGGATGGTGGAGTCGGGTCCGGTAGCCGGTGTCCTGGGCACCCTCGCCCTCGGGCGGTTGCTGGGCGAAACGAATCTGATCTCTCTGGACATCGGCGGTACGACCGCGAAGTGCACCCTTATCGACCGAGGCGAAGTTCGCGTCACGACGGAGTACAAGATCGAGTGGAGTCGTACGTTTCCCGGATACCCCCTTAAGGTGCCGGTCGTCGACATCGTAGAGATCGGGGCGGGTGGCGGGAGCATCGCCTGGCTGGACGACGCAGGTGCCCTGCACGTCGGCCCCCAGAGCGCGGGGGCGCTGCCCGGCCCGGCGTGCTATAGCCGAGGGGGCCAGGCGCCGACCGTCACCGACTCCAACCTCGTCGCCGGCCGCCTGAACCCCGGGTACTTCCTCGGAGGCGAGATTCCGCTTCAGGTGAGTCATGCGCGGGCGGCCCTAGGGCCGATCGCCGAACGTTTCGGCATCGACGAGATCCAGGCTGCCCTGGGGGTCCTCCGTCTGGCCAACGCCAACATGGTCAACGCCCTCAAGCTGGTGTCGATACACCGTGGCTACGACCCGCGGGACTTCACACTCGTTGCGTTCGGCGGGGGAGGCGGGATGCACGCTGCGTCGCTCGCACGTGAGCTCCACATCCACCGCGTTCTCATTCCCGTTGAGCCGGCCGTGTTCTCCGCGTGGGGCATGTTGATGACCGATCTGCGCTACGACCTCGTGCGTACGCACATCGAACGCACCGACGGGGCGAGCCCTCAGGACCTCGATCGACGCTGGAGCGAGATGGAGGAGGCTGCGGTGCGGTACTTCGCAAACGAACAGATGGACAGCAGCCGCCTCGTGTTCCGCAGATACACGGACATGCGCTATGCAGGGCAGGAACACACCGTGAAGGTACCGTTCCCCGCCGGTCCCGTAACCACGGAGACGGTTCGGGAAGTGGAGGAAAAGTTTCATGCACTCCATGAGCAGCACTACACGTTCCGGCTTTCGAACCCGATCGAGTTCGTGAACTTCCATCTCACGACGTTCGGCACGGTCGACAAGCCGTCGATTCCCGAGATTGACGGCACGCGGAACGCGGTACGTGCCAGGAAAGACAAGCGCCGCGTGGAGTTCGACGGCCACGGGGCGCTGGAGACCCCGATCTACGAACGGGGTCGGCTCGGGCCCGGTGCGGTCGTTCGGGGCCCTGCGATCATCGAGGAACCGGCATCGACGACCGTCCTCTTCCCCGGAGACCGGCTTCGGGTGGACCCCTACGGCAACCTCCTGATAGAGGTCTCGGTGCGGGGGTGA
- a CDS encoding ABC transporter permease, translated as MVAYLAWRLVHLIFVLLGLSILIFLITRVMPGDPARLALGARASPEAVEAFRARMGLDQPLHVQYHRWLAHALRGDMGMSIFTRRPVARDVREFLPATLELMLFAGVVMIVGGILLGILAAWHANSWIDNAVRLLAYVGVVTPAFVFAIVLLLVFGYLLDLLPTAGRLSAGVRPPPVVTGMITVDSLLAGQVATAFNALKHMLLPGLALAMAGLSQQARITRASMIDNLQRDYILAARAAGIPERVVMTKYLLKPSLIPTVSILGLDFAALMANAFLVEMIFNWPGLSRYGVNAMLSKDLNAITAVVLVIGVVFMSVNIVVDLIVSYLDPRIRLRSGQ; from the coding sequence ATGGTAGCGTACCTGGCTTGGCGGCTCGTGCACCTGATCTTCGTGCTGCTCGGGCTGTCGATCCTGATCTTCCTGATCACGCGGGTGATGCCGGGGGATCCGGCGCGTCTGGCTCTGGGAGCCCGGGCCTCGCCCGAGGCGGTGGAAGCCTTCCGGGCCCGTATGGGACTGGACCAACCCCTGCACGTGCAGTACCATCGGTGGCTGGCCCACGCCTTGCGCGGGGACATGGGGATGTCGATCTTTACGCGGCGTCCCGTAGCCCGCGATGTCCGCGAGTTCCTGCCCGCTACCCTGGAGCTGATGTTGTTCGCCGGGGTGGTTATGATCGTCGGAGGCATTCTTCTCGGCATCCTGGCTGCCTGGCACGCCAACTCTTGGATCGACAACGCCGTACGTCTGCTGGCCTACGTCGGGGTCGTCACACCGGCGTTCGTCTTCGCAATCGTGCTTCTCCTTGTCTTCGGGTACCTCCTCGACCTGCTGCCGACGGCCGGGCGCCTGAGCGCCGGGGTGCGCCCGCCACCTGTCGTCACGGGGATGATCACCGTCGACAGCCTGCTCGCCGGGCAAGTGGCCACGGCGTTCAATGCCCTGAAACATATGCTGCTGCCCGGATTGGCGCTGGCGATGGCCGGCCTCTCGCAACAAGCTCGGATCACCCGCGCCAGCATGATCGACAACTTGCAGCGCGACTACATTCTTGCAGCCCGAGCGGCCGGTATCCCGGAACGCGTGGTCATGACCAAGTATCTTCTGAAGCCCTCCCTGATTCCCACGGTCTCCATCTTGGGGTTGGACTTCGCCGCGCTCATGGCCAATGCGTTTCTGGTGGAAATGATCTTCAACTGGCCCGGGCTTTCCCGCTACGGCGTCAACGCGATGCTCAGCAAAGACCTAAACGCGATTACGGCCGTGGTGCTTGTGATCGGCGTCGTGTTCATGTCCGTCAACATCGTCGTCGATCTGATCGTCTCCTACCTCGACCCGCGAATCCGCTTGAGGAGCGGGCAGTGA
- a CDS encoding cupin domain-containing protein — translation MRIVQADGREGVQVLMAVDDPVRGRMAAGVARFSPQTRHPIEGTSVHEAHETFFVLKGRLLVSTAEGEQAVAEGDFVYIAPGEEHWVANEWEHPAEVVWVLVGSTEV, via the coding sequence ATGCGGATCGTTCAGGCGGACGGAAGGGAAGGGGTGCAGGTTCTGATGGCGGTGGACGACCCCGTTCGCGGCCGGATGGCTGCAGGAGTCGCGCGGTTCTCGCCCCAGACCCGCCATCCAATAGAGGGGACATCCGTCCATGAGGCGCACGAGACGTTCTTCGTCCTGAAAGGGCGTTTGCTCGTTAGTACGGCCGAGGGCGAGCAGGCGGTAGCGGAGGGAGATTTCGTCTACATCGCACCCGGGGAGGAGCACTGGGTGGCCAACGAGTGGGAGCATCCCGCAGAGGTGGTGTGGGTTCTGGTCGGCTCGACGGAAGTATGA